One genomic region from Listeria monocytogenes encodes:
- the xerC gene encoding tyrosine recombinase XerC, with protein sequence MIQEGKLEQQFFDYLHSERNYSVNTSTAYENDLLDFRRFLNEQAITTYQQVTFLDVRIYLTELKQKSFSRTTVARKISSLRSFYTFLLRENVINENPFTYVSHAKNQLRLPKFFYSEEMEALFQVVYEDNETLTLRDRVLLEVLYGTGIRVSECAGILLPDLDTSYQAILIRGKGNKERYVPFGAYAEDAITDYLPERVNLMSRYKKSHDALLVNHYGDPLTTRGIRYCLTKIISKASLTRKIHPHMLRHTFATDLLNNGADMRTVQELLGHASLSSTQIYTHVTKEHLKSTYMKHHPRA encoded by the coding sequence ATGATACAAGAGGGGAAGTTAGAGCAACAGTTCTTTGACTATCTTCACTCAGAACGTAATTATTCAGTGAACACTAGTACAGCTTACGAAAATGATTTACTTGATTTCCGCCGCTTTTTAAATGAACAAGCCATTACAACTTATCAGCAAGTTACTTTTCTAGATGTGCGTATTTATTTGACTGAATTAAAGCAAAAATCTTTTTCTCGTACAACCGTAGCTAGAAAAATTTCAAGTTTACGGAGTTTTTACACTTTTCTTTTAAGAGAGAATGTTATTAACGAAAATCCGTTTACTTACGTATCACATGCGAAAAATCAGTTAAGGCTTCCCAAATTTTTCTATTCAGAAGAAATGGAAGCTTTGTTTCAAGTGGTCTACGAAGATAATGAAACGCTTACATTACGTGATAGAGTGCTTTTGGAGGTATTATATGGTACGGGAATTCGGGTGAGTGAATGTGCTGGAATACTGTTGCCTGACTTAGATACATCTTATCAAGCCATCCTCATTCGCGGAAAAGGGAATAAAGAACGCTATGTGCCGTTCGGGGCTTATGCAGAAGATGCGATTACAGATTATTTGCCAGAACGTGTCAATCTTATGTCTCGCTATAAAAAGTCGCATGATGCTTTACTTGTGAATCATTACGGTGATCCTTTGACGACCAGGGGCATTAGGTATTGTTTGACGAAAATAATTAGTAAAGCTTCATTAACTCGAAAAATTCATCCACATATGTTACGCCACACGTTTGCAACAGATTTACTTAATAACGGTGCGGATATGCGGACGGTACAAGAGTTGCTTGGGCATGCTAGCTTATCATCTACCCAGATATATACGCATGTAACAAAAGAGCATTTAAAGTCTACTTATATGAAACATCATCCGAGGGCTTAA
- the hslV gene encoding ATP-dependent protease subunit HslV: protein MELHATTIFAVQHDGKAAMAGDGQVTLGESVVMKHTAKKVRRLFHDKVIAGFAGSVADAFTLFEKFEAKLNEYNGNLERASVELAQQWRSDSVLRKLEAMLIVMDKDTLLLVSGTGEVIEPDDGILAIGSGGNYALAAGRALKRHNGGQMEAKDIARHALEIASEICVFTNDHITVEEL from the coding sequence ATGGAATTACACGCTACAACGATATTTGCTGTTCAACATGACGGAAAAGCGGCGATGGCTGGTGACGGTCAAGTAACGCTTGGAGAATCGGTTGTAATGAAACACACTGCCAAAAAGGTTCGCCGTCTTTTTCATGATAAAGTAATTGCAGGGTTTGCAGGTTCAGTCGCAGACGCTTTTACATTATTTGAAAAATTTGAAGCGAAATTGAATGAATATAATGGTAACTTAGAAAGAGCGTCAGTCGAACTTGCTCAACAATGGCGTAGTGATAGTGTTTTACGTAAGTTAGAAGCTATGTTAATCGTGATGGATAAAGATACATTACTTTTAGTTTCAGGAACAGGGGAAGTAATAGAACCAGACGACGGCATTTTAGCAATCGGTTCTGGTGGGAATTATGCGCTGGCAGCTGGGCGAGCACTTAAAAGACATAATGGCGGTCAGATGGAAGCAAAAGATATTGCTCGTCATGCGCTAGAAATCGCTTCTGAAATTTGTGTATTTACAAATGATCATATTACCGTAGAAGAGCTTTGA